Proteins co-encoded in one Amaranthus tricolor cultivar Red isolate AtriRed21 chromosome 7, ASM2621246v1, whole genome shotgun sequence genomic window:
- the LOC130817492 gene encoding myb-related protein 308-like translates to MGRSPCCEKEHTNKGAWTKEEDERLINYIKVHGEGCWRSLPKAAGLQRCGKSCRLRWINYLRPDLKRGNFTEEEDELIINLHSLLGNKWSLIAAKLPGRTDNEIKNYWNTHIKRKLISRGIDPQTHRRQNSANTTPNTATNTNALTKLNTNNYHNKNTSNNNNTFQLINVRGSTLHFGHGSNLEYDFTTTDKGHEKYYCTSIMPTIISKSSNIINEDSNNSSIVTIEEGYKEINLELSISLPNYSSKISSNHEVMKNQQHYMMRYHVLGSACLCSTLGFQNKENECNCTMPISMN, encoded by the exons ATGGGAAGATCACCATGTTGTGAGAAAGAACATACAAATAAAGGTGCATGGACTAAAGAGGAAGATGAACGTCTTATTAATTACATCAAAGTTCATGGTGAAGGTTGTTGGAGATCTCTTCCTAAAGCTGCCG GTTTACAAAGATGTGGAAAAAGTTGTAGATTAAGATGGATAAACTACCTTAGACCAGATCTCAAGAGAGGCAATTTCAccgaagaagaagatgaacttATCATCAACCTCCATAGCTTGCTTGGCAACAA gTGGTCTTTAATTGCTGCCAAATTACCCGGAAGAACAgacaatgaaattaaaaattattggaaCACTCACATCAAAAGAAAGCTTATTAGTCGTGGTATAGACCCACAAACTCATCGTCGACAAAATTCAGCCAATACGACTCCAAACACCGCCACCAATACAAATGCGTTAACAAAACTCAATACAAACaattatcacaataaaaataCTAGCAACAACAATAACACGTTTCAATTGATCAATGTACGAGGTTCAACGTTACATTTTGGGCATGGATCGAATCTGGAGTACGACTTTACAACCACTGACAAGGGACATGAAAAATATTATTGCACTAGTATTATGCctactattattagtaaatcTTCCAATATTATTAATGAAGATTCGAATAATAGTAGTATTGTGACCATTGAAGAAGGTTACAAAGAAATTAATCTTGAATTATCTATCAGTCTTCctaattattcttccaagatttCATCTAATCATGAGGttatgaagaatcaacaacatTACATGATGAGATACCATGTTTTAGGGAGTGCTTGTTTGTGTTCTACTTTAGGGttccaaaataaagaaaatgagtGTAATTGTACTATGCCTATTAGTATGAATTAG